The DNA window TGGTGACAGGGTCTCCGGCCATGGTCACGGACCGCGCTGACTGGAGCGAAGCTACCGCGGCATGGCTCGCGGAGTGGGTGAGTTGGGGTCGACCCGCGCTTGGCGTCTGCTACGGCCACCAGTTGCTGGCACACGCGCTGGGCGGCAAGGTGGGCGGTCATGCCGATGGCAGGGAAATGGGAACACTGGACGTTACCTTGACCGACAGGGCGGCAGACGACCCCCTGTTTGGGGGTCTGCCTGCCAGCTTTCCTGCGCACCTCACGCATCGCCAGTCAGTGATCGCGCTGCCGGACGGCGCGACGCTTCTGGCCAGATCAGAAAGTGAGCCACACCAGGCCTTCCGCGTGGGGACCACGGCGTGGGGCCTACAGTTTCATCCCGAGTTTTCCGAGCAGGTGATGGCAGCTTATATAGATCGGCAGCGCATGGATCTGCTTGCGGAAGGGCGTAACCCTGACATGATGCGTGAGCAGTTAAAGCCCACGCGGGATGCCACCAGCTTGCTCCAGCGGTTCGTACAAGGTGTGAAATACGGTTTCCCGCTCGTGTCCAGCGAACAGATGCTTAAAGGCTAGTGTTTCCATCACCAGTGAGATTTGTTCCACCTGCCGGGGTTAGCCCAGTTTTCAGCATTGTTCCATTGTCGCTTGTGGTTATAGTTGTCGATGTCGTAGGCATAAATACTTGCCGGAGGTTGCCCCGCCGAATCGAGAATGCGCTTGAACCCCAGGCCAATGAAATCTGCGAATTGCCACGGGGCATGGGTTTCCGTCATCACAGCGATTCTGCGGGCGCCCGAATTGCGCAACTGGCCCAGAAGATTTCTTCCCTGAGCATGGGATAGCTGTTCAAGGGTTTCAGAAATCAACGCAACGTCGTACAACTGATCAAGCGGAAAGACAGCTGTAGGGTCATCCGCTGAAATGCGCGTCACACGCGTTTCCGGATAGTCGCAATGCCAGGCTTCAGCCAGAAGGCAGGCCTGTTCGCCACAGCAGATGATCGACTTTGGGTTTACGCTGTAGAGAATCTGTTTGAGCACCATTTTCGGTTCCATGGCCTACTCCTGCTTGTTGTTCAGTACACTGTAACTGCGTTATCACCGATCAGTCGCGGTGAACTGATCCTATGGCTCGCCAGCCGTCCAATATTGACAAGACAAGGCACGATTCACATGTTTACCGCATTCGTCTACCTCAGCGCTGCGCTTGCTGAAATCGCAGGCTGCTTCGCGTTCTGGTCCTGGTACCGGCTAAGTGGGTCGGTGCTATGGCTTGTCCCCGGAATGTTAAGCCTGGCGCTGTTTGCGTGGCTTCTGAGCCTAGTGGATGCAGACTACGCCGGTAGAGCCTACGCTGCGTACGGTGGAGTATATATTGTTAGCGCATTGCTCTGGCTTTGGCTGGTGGAGCAGCGGATGCCGGACCGGTGGGACTTGCTGGGTGCTGGCATCTGCCTGGCAGGTGCGGCAGTGATACTGTTGGGGCCGCGCGGGGCGTAATGCCTCTGCCTTATGTAGGGGGTCGCTACCGGGCTGATAGCAGCCACTAACTGATCTTCGGCCGTGTACAGGTTCGCGCCCGAGCCCGTTTATCGCCTATGCTCTCTCTATAGCAGTCGGTTTTTATCTGGCCACGGAAATCACGCAACCCCGGCGGGCCGCAACATAGATGAATATTTTCAAGAAGAATATCTGGCTGTTGTTTCTGCTCCTGGTGATAACCAGCGTTACTTTGCTGGGCGCGCGTTCCGCGTCGCGATGGCATGAGATGGCTGCCCACTACGAACTCAGCCAGAAAGGGCTGGTGAAGCAATGGTTCGCTAGCTGGTCCGCGCTCCTGGAACAGCACGAAGCTATCATTACGCTCATTGGTTACGACATCATCGAACGCTACGACCGCGAACCAGCCGATGTCCAGGCCCGGCTTGATGAGTTGATGGAACTCAACCCCGAGCTGTTCTCCGGTTTCGCCCTGGTCTCTCCCACGGGCGAAGTGCTTGAATTAACGTCCAACCTCGAAAGCGACAACCTGCCCAATCTTCTGAGCCTGCCTCACACCCGGGATTCCTTCGCTTTTGCACTCGTCACGGACAGAATGGTTCTTGGCCGAACGTACTACGCGCCGCGTCTGGTTGTGCCAGCGCGCAAAGCCATACGTGATGAGGATGGGCGCGTGCTCGGGGTGATGACCGGGGCTCTGAGCGTGCATGCCAAGAAGGGGTTTTTCGGGCGAAAATCGGTGCTTGGGCCATTCAATCAGGTGACCATACTGCGCAGTCGCGACCGCTACATCCAGTACGCGACCAATGGTCAGGCGATCAGTCAGTTTCATAGCCGGCAAATGGAGCCAGCGGCGTATCAAAATCTTATGCTGGCGCTTGAGTCTGCTGCAGAGGGCGACCCGACGAATTTGGACGCGGCCTACGAGCCCATAGTCTTTCGGCGCAATACGCATACAGAGCGAGGTTATGTTCGTGGCGTGGCGCTTTATCATCCTCGGTATGAATTCTGGCTGATCTCGGAAATAGAGGAGCAGCACCTGGTTGGCCAGTTCCGTCGGGTTCTTGCATCGTACCTCGTCATCATGCTGGCGTTCCTGACCGGCATGTACCTGCTGTTCAGATACATCGATAACGTCGACAAAAAACGCCGGCGAGAGCTTGAATTCCAGGCGAACCACGATGCACTGACCCAGCTGCCCAATCGGAACTTTTTGCTGAAGAGCTTCCTGGAGTGGAAACAAGAAAGGTCGGAGTTTTCGCTGCTGTTTGTTGATCTGGATAACTTCAAAGGCATAAACGATAACTTCGGCCACAGCGTCGGTGACCGGATTCTGGTTGAGCTGGCACGACGATTTCTGGCCCTGGCAGGCAACCAGGAGCTGGTGGTGCGACACGGCGGCGATGAATTTGTTTTTCTGACGACGGGGAATTCGTTGGATGAAAATGAGAAGCGGTTGTCGCGGCTGATATACGAGGCCTGCGAAACCGTACCTGTATCTGAGCGGCACTTTTCCCCTGGCTGTAGCATCGGTATTGCCCGGTTACCGCACCATGGCACCGAGCTGGATGAGTTGCTCAGAGCGGCTGACATAGCGATGTACGAGGCCAAGAAAAAGCGCAACAGCGTCTGCTTGTTCCAGCCGCATCTCGAGATGCATTACCTGCGACAAATGCAGATAGAACAGTTTCTACGCGGCGCGGAGAAACGTGGAGAAATCTACCTGAGCTATCAGCCGCAGGTGGACGCTGCCGGAAATCTTTTTGGCGTCGAGGCCCTGGCGCGCTGGCAGAGCCCGGAGCTTGGCATTGTCGCGCCAGACCAGTTTATTGGCGTGGCCGAGAGTTCGGGGCAGATGGGCCCGCTGGGGGCCTACATTATCGACCTGGCGTTAAGCGAAATCTGCGGATTACGCCACCGCTGCGGCCTGGACTTCCGATTGTCGATTAATATTTCGGTCCGCCAGTTTGCGGATGATACATTCGTGCGGAATCTAATCTTTAAAGTCCAAGAGAGCGGGATTCCGTTTGGCCGGCTGTGTCTTGAAGTCACCGAAAATCTGGTCATTGAAGACCTGCAACGGGTCCAGGGAATGCTGGGCGAATTCCATGATGCAGGTATTAAGATTGCGCTGGATGACTTCGGTAAAGGCTATTCGTCGTTGAGCATCCTGCGGCACCTGCCGCTGGACGAAATCAAAATCGACAAGAGTTTCATCGATGACATTGTGACTGATGAAACCGCGCTAAAAATGGTCCAGAACATCATCGCAATAGGCCACAACCACGGGATGGCCGTGCTGGCCGAAGGGGTAGAAACTTCAGAGCAACTGCAGATTCTCAAGCATTGCGGCTGTGATTACTTTCAGGGCTACTATTTTTCGAAACCCATCTCGGCCACTTCGCTCGAGGCCTTTGTCAGCCAGGATCATTGATCAGCGGTGCACCTTGGACGCTCGATTACTGAGCCTGGCAACATAGCCCGTAAAGCCGGTAATGAAGAGCGAACGCCGTCGGGGTACACCGACGTCAGCAATCTCGACGTGAACAATACAGGCGGGGGAAGAGTGGTGCCCTTGGCAGGATTCGAACCTGCGACCTGCCCCTTAGGAGGGGGCTGCTCTATCCAGCTGAGCTACAAAGGCACGAAGGGATGAAATGGTAATGAGTTGGCGCGTACAGGGCAAGTCTCGAGAGTGGTTTAGGCCCGAATGCGTGGAAGTCAGCCGCTTCTGGGGTTACTGGACAGGTCGAAACCGGTGAAAATCGACATTGTCATGCCGGTTCTCAACGAAGCCGAAGTAATAACGCAGTCGCTTGAGCGGCTTCAGTCTCTACGCGTGCGCGGGCATCGCGTAATCCTGGTGGACGGTGGAAGCCGCGACGCCACGCTGGCGAACAGTGCAGGCCTGGTTGACGAGGTTCGCGTTTCGGCTGCCGGGCGTGCGCTGCAGATGAACGAAGGCGCTCGTGCACAGAGTGGGGATGTGTTGCTATTTTTGCACGCCGACACGCGTCTGCCGGCGGATGCCGAAGCCGCGTTAGAGGCTTTTTATGGCTCAGCACGTGATTGGGGCCGGTTCGATGTTCGGCTAAGCGGCCGCCGGCCGGAACTGCGAATGATCGAGCGAATGATGTCGTGGCGCTCCCGTTTAACGGGGATCGCCACGGGCGATCAGGCCATGTTCGTGCGGCGCCAGACACTCGTCAGCGTTGGCGGATTTCCAGAGATACCGTTGATGGAAGACGTTGAACTGAGCAAGCGTCTACGCCAGCGCTCGCGCCCTTACTGTGTTTCTTCGCCTGTAATCACCAGCAGTCGTCGCTGGGAGCAGCACGGGGTCTGGCGCACAGTGATACTGATGTGGCGGCTGCGGTTTGACTACTGGCGCGGCACCCCTCCCGAGGAGTTGACGAAACGCTACTACCGCTCCGATTGAGCCGCTTTCACCATCCATTAGAAGAGTCCCCGCAAATATGACCTCGACGTCGGCAACGAGCACGCTCGTGATCCAATTCTGCAAATGGCCAGCAGCAGGCAACGTCAAGACGCGGCTCATCCCGGCACTGGGCGAGCAAGGCGCCGTTGATGCCCACCTAGCGCTGAGCACCGCTGTACTCGAGAATCTATTGGTCGCAGGCTTTCCCGTGGAGCTTTGGTGGGATCGCGCGCCCGATGACTTGCAATATGCTGAGTCGTCTCGACTATTCGACCTGCTGAAGCAGAATGGCGTTAAGGAACAGGTTCAGTGCGAAGGAAACCTTGGGCAGCGGATGTCCGGTGCCCTGCGGGACGGGCTTGAACGTGTGGAGCGGGTGATCATCGTTGGCAGCGATTGCCCCGCGGTACAGGGGGAATACGTCCGAAAAGCTGCCGCAGCGTTGGAGAAAACCGATGTTGTGTTGGGCCCGGCGGAAGACGGGGGCTATGTACTGATTGGGGTAAGGAACTTAGAGAGCAGAATGTTTGATGGAGTGGAGTGGGGAACTGATAAGGTTTTGCTGCAGACGGCACAGCGTGCTGAAGAGGTTGGGCTGACAGTCGGGCGACTGAATACGCTATGGGACGTTGATGAGGTGGAGGATTGGGATCGGTTTCAGCTAGGACGAAGCTGATTGGCCCAGCAAGGTCCTCGATCTTAAAGAAAGCCCCGCGAAGTTCGCGGGGCTTTGATTGCATTACAAAGCTTTAAATCTCTAGTCCATCTGGATGATTTCGGAAGGCTGGGGATCCGAGATGATGATCACATCAGCTTGGTTCATGTACGCGTTCTGTCCGATCATTTCCGCGAAAACGCGCTCTTCTAGGTCGCCTCCCTCGGGCAATACGGGCGTCCGGTGCGTTCCCGCTATATAGCGCGTGATGGCGGCCGGGTTGACGTTAAGGTCAATTGGCGCCGTTGCGGTCGTAACTGCGGTTGCATTAAGCATCTCCGCCAACGGCTGTGTGCCGGACAGGTAAGCCTTGAACGCTGCTCCTAAAGGATCTACTTCAGCTTCGTTAGGGATGACCTGATCGCCGTTAACTTGGGACAGCAACACCTTCGAGTCGGATGCAACCAGGTTATCCGCGAAGTTGATCGGATCCGCTGAGTCGAGAGCCGCCTGATTCACATTAAAGAATGTCTCAAGTTCTGCATCACCCTGCTGAAGTCCGGTAGCTGCCAAGCCTCCCAAAATCCGTGGGGCGAAGGTTGGGGAGTTTTCAAGCAAACGTACAATGCCTGCGCCTGGTGTCAGTAAATGCGTATGACTGATTGATGGGCCCTTTTCGTTGGCAACAGCCACAAACGGAGCGCCAACGAGCGCGCCGAGTGAATGTCCGGTGAAGTTGACGTTGCTGTTATCAATATCCGCCGCAGCACCGCCAGCAAAACTCAGATTTCCCAGAGACGCACGAATATTCAGCAAGTCTACCACTGCCTGACGATTCTTATCGCGGCTGTTGGTAAAGTTGGTCAGGTTAATAAACAGGGAGCCTGATTCCCCTACGGCGTTGGACTCATCGAAGTTCATTGGGGTTGGGGTGTTTTGTGCGCTTGCCGTGAAGTTAAAGTGTCGCTCGTAGTCCGTGGGTGCGATGCCAGGAACTACACTGCCCGCGTTCTCGACGGTGTTCTCAAAGGAGGTGAGACCACGGACCGCAGCGTCTAGTTGTGGGTTCCCTGTGCCCGAAGTCAATGCGGCTCCGATGGTACCCTTGATCTGCGTGTCTTCGGCCTCGCTGATGCCGTCAGAAGCGTTGATAGCGCCGGCCGTAGTCAAAATCTGAGCCGTAGTCCCGTAGGCTAGTTGGCCCGCAATCAGCGCATCAATATTTGCTTCAGTCGGCTCTGGTAGTCCTTGTTCCGCGCCGGCCGTTAGTAACCTTTTTGCAAGTTCCCGTTGCTCTTCGGTGGAGAACGGGGCGATTCCGTGAACGGGCTGGTCAATGACGATAACTGCAGCCTGGGTGTTCAGTGCCAGTTGGCTGCCGAAGGTCAGTGAAGCGCTGCGGTCAGCGGTAATGCCATGGGCGTAAATGGTCGCTGGTAGTGTACCGCTATCGAGCAATGCAGCATTGTTCGGATAGAAAACCATTACCGGAACGCGAACCTTCGCCGTTTCCTTGGGGAATGGGAAACGGTAGTTTACAACTTTACTGTTGGTCGGATCAGACTGGCCGAAATTGACCCCAAGCTGATTGCCGATCTGCGCGGCAAGCGTAGCGTCTGCCTCCCAGCTTTTGGTGTTTATAACGCTACCCGCCGATGCCGTGTTTGCTGAAGGCACGCTCAGGTAATAAGGCAGCTCGATGGTCCCCTGAACCAAATTGATTTCGCCGAAGTTAATGCCGACCTGGCTCGTGACAGCCGATACGAGAGTAACGTCTTGCGGTGCCCCGAAAGTAGCAGTCGAGCTGCGGTCAGCCGCAGAGGGTACGGTCGCAGGATTGGCCGGATTTGAGTTAGCTATTTTTAGTCCGACACCAGCGCAGCTGATTGTGATATCTGTACAACCACCCATTGCCGCGGCGCCAAAAACGCCAGCTTCTGTCAGAGCAGTCGCTGTTGGCGTGCTCGCAAAGTGGGCGACAGCACCATCGGCCGCGGCTTTAAGCGTGTCGTAGCTCGCGTCCGGGTTATTTTTGAGCGTGGCTTCGACGGCGCCGAAGCGCAGCGCGCCTGTTAGCGTCTCGGCAAAATAGGTCGCTGGATCGGCGATGTAGGCGAGAACGCGCTCATCGTTAGAAGTGGTAAAGCTATAGCTCAAGGTGATATCGGAGGCGCTTAGTTTGCTCTCCCCACGAGCCGAATTGGTAACCTGAAAGTAGGCGGCCGCGGTCGGCTCCCAGAAACCGTTTATCAGGCGGCGAACAGG is part of the Hydrocarboniclastica marina genome and encodes:
- a CDS encoding glutamine amidotransferase, coding for MTRILILKTGTTFPEIARNLGDFDILFKRAMQIDGVSFVVSDVSNGEPLPDFADGDGVVVTGSPAMVTDRADWSEATAAWLAEWVSWGRPALGVCYGHQLLAHALGGKVGGHADGREMGTLDVTLTDRAADDPLFGGLPASFPAHLTHRQSVIALPDGATLLARSESEPHQAFRVGTTAWGLQFHPEFSEQVMAAYIDRQRMDLLAEGRNPDMMREQLKPTRDATSLLQRFVQGVKYGFPLVSSEQMLKG
- a CDS encoding DUF6231 family protein; this translates as MEPKMVLKQILYSVNPKSIICCGEQACLLAEAWHCDYPETRVTRISADDPTAVFPLDQLYDVALISETLEQLSHAQGRNLLGQLRNSGARRIAVMTETHAPWQFADFIGLGFKRILDSAGQPPASIYAYDIDNYNHKRQWNNAENWANPGRWNKSHW
- a CDS encoding YnfA family protein, producing the protein MFTAFVYLSAALAEIAGCFAFWSWYRLSGSVLWLVPGMLSLALFAWLLSLVDADYAGRAYAAYGGVYIVSALLWLWLVEQRMPDRWDLLGAGICLAGAAVILLGPRGA
- a CDS encoding bifunctional diguanylate cyclase/phosphodiesterase; amino-acid sequence: MNIFKKNIWLLFLLLVITSVTLLGARSASRWHEMAAHYELSQKGLVKQWFASWSALLEQHEAIITLIGYDIIERYDREPADVQARLDELMELNPELFSGFALVSPTGEVLELTSNLESDNLPNLLSLPHTRDSFAFALVTDRMVLGRTYYAPRLVVPARKAIRDEDGRVLGVMTGALSVHAKKGFFGRKSVLGPFNQVTILRSRDRYIQYATNGQAISQFHSRQMEPAAYQNLMLALESAAEGDPTNLDAAYEPIVFRRNTHTERGYVRGVALYHPRYEFWLISEIEEQHLVGQFRRVLASYLVIMLAFLTGMYLLFRYIDNVDKKRRRELEFQANHDALTQLPNRNFLLKSFLEWKQERSEFSLLFVDLDNFKGINDNFGHSVGDRILVELARRFLALAGNQELVVRHGGDEFVFLTTGNSLDENEKRLSRLIYEACETVPVSERHFSPGCSIGIARLPHHGTELDELLRAADIAMYEAKKKRNSVCLFQPHLEMHYLRQMQIEQFLRGAEKRGEIYLSYQPQVDAAGNLFGVEALARWQSPELGIVAPDQFIGVAESSGQMGPLGAYIIDLALSEICGLRHRCGLDFRLSINISVRQFADDTFVRNLIFKVQESGIPFGRLCLEVTENLVIEDLQRVQGMLGEFHDAGIKIALDDFGKGYSSLSILRHLPLDEIKIDKSFIDDIVTDETALKMVQNIIAIGHNHGMAVLAEGVETSEQLQILKHCGCDYFQGYYFSKPISATSLEAFVSQDH
- a CDS encoding TIGR04283 family arsenosugar biosynthesis glycosyltransferase → MKIDIVMPVLNEAEVITQSLERLQSLRVRGHRVILVDGGSRDATLANSAGLVDEVRVSAAGRALQMNEGARAQSGDVLLFLHADTRLPADAEAALEAFYGSARDWGRFDVRLSGRRPELRMIERMMSWRSRLTGIATGDQAMFVRRQTLVSVGGFPEIPLMEDVELSKRLRQRSRPYCVSSPVITSSRRWEQHGVWRTVILMWRLRFDYWRGTPPEELTKRYYRSD
- a CDS encoding TIGR04282 family arsenosugar biosynthesis glycosyltransferase, whose protein sequence is MTSTSATSTLVIQFCKWPAAGNVKTRLIPALGEQGAVDAHLALSTAVLENLLVAGFPVELWWDRAPDDLQYAESSRLFDLLKQNGVKEQVQCEGNLGQRMSGALRDGLERVERVIIVGSDCPAVQGEYVRKAAAALEKTDVVLGPAEDGGYVLIGVRNLESRMFDGVEWGTDKVLLQTAQRAEEVGLTVGRLNTLWDVDEVEDWDRFQLGRS